One genomic segment of Hordeum vulgare subsp. vulgare chromosome 2H, MorexV3_pseudomolecules_assembly, whole genome shotgun sequence includes these proteins:
- the LOC123425543 gene encoding chitin-inducible gibberellin-responsive protein 2-like: MADTPTSRMIHPFSNMQRQNPKQFQFQYPDNPQHPCHPYQPSPDTHVVPQHHYSLKSHSSDASYENHVAQMKHTLVDSSAAAGCMRHDSPSSHSFTPPSIRSGSGSPSSHDDSHSDSTDGSPVSASCVTVTTEDPNDLKQKLKDLEAEMLGPDAAEIVNSLESSVAKQLSLEPEKWAQMMDFPRGNLKELLLACARAVEEKNMYAVDVMVPELRKMVSVSGTPLERLGAYMVEGLVARLASSGHSIYKALRCKEPKSSDLLSYMHFLYEACPYFKFGYMSANGAIAEAVKGEDRIHIIDFHIAQGAQWISLLQALAARPGGPPTVRITGIDDSVSAYARGGGLDLVGRRLSHIAGLCKVPFEFRSVAMAGEEVEEGHLGVVPGEALAVNFTLELHHIPDETVSTANHRDRILRLVKGLRPKVLTLVEQESNTNTAPFPQRFAETLDYYTAIFESIDLTLPRDDRERVNMEQHCLAREVVNLIACEGAERVERHEVFGKWKARLTMAGFRPSPLSSLVNATISKLLQSYSDNYKLAERDGALYLGWKKRPLVVSSAWH; encoded by the coding sequence ATGGCCGATACTCCGACTTCCCGGATGATCCACCCCTTCAGCAACATGCAGAGGCAGAACCCGAAGCAGTTCCAGTTCCAGTACCCGGACAACCCACAGCATCCCTGCCACCCTTACCAGCCATCTCCAGACACCCACGTCGTGCCACAGCATCACTACAGCCTCAAGTCTCACTCGTCAGATGCTAGCTACGAGAACCATGTTGCTCAGATGAAGCACACTCTGGTGGACTCCTCGGCCGCGGCCGGCTGCATGAGGCACGACTCGCCCTCCAGCCATAGCTTCACTCCTCCGTCCATCAGGAGCGGCAGTGGCAGCCCTTCGTCTCACGACGACAGCCACTCCGACTCCACGGACGGGTCTCCTGTCAGTGCTTCATGCGTCACTGTGACGACCGAGGATCCTAACGATCTGAAGCAGAAGCTCAAGGACCTCGAGGCTGAGATGCTTGGGCCAGACGCCGCTGAGATAGTTAACAGCCTCGAGAGCTCGGTGGCGAAGCAGCTCTCGCTGGAGCCGGAGAAGTGGGCGCAGATGATGGACTTTCCCAGGGGCAACCTCAAGGAGCTGCTGCTTGCTTGTGCCAGAGCTGTGGAAGAGAAGAACATGTACGCGGTCGACGTGATGGTGCCGGAGCTGAGGAAGATGGTTTCGGTCTCCGGTACGCCGCTCGAGAGGCTGGGAGCCTACATGGTGGAAGGGCTCGTCGCCAGGCTCGCCTCCTCCGGCCACTCCATCTACAAGGCCTTGAGGTGCAAGGAGCCCAAGAGCTCCGACCTGCTGTCCTACATGCATTTCCTGTACGAGGCCTGCCCCTACTTCAAGTTCGGCTACATGTCGGCCAACGGCGCCATCGCGGAGGCCGTCAAGGGGGAGGACAGGATCCACATAATCGACTTCCATATCGCTCAAGGAGCTCAGTGGATCTCCCTCCTCCAGGCCCTTGCGGCCAGGCCCGGCGGACCGCCGACCGTGAGGATCACCGGCATTGATGACTCGGTGTCAGCCTACGCGCGAGGCGGCGGGCTGGACCTCGTTGGGAGGAGACTGTCGCACATCGCCGGCCTCTGCAAGGTTCCCTTTGAGTTCCGCTCGGTCGCCATGGCcggcgaggaggtggaggaggggcaCCTCGGGGTGGTCCCCGGGGAGGCACTGGCGGTGAACTTCACCCTGGAGCTGCACCACATCCCGGACGAGACGGTGAGCACGGCGAACCACCGGGACCGGATCCTGCGGCTGGTGAAGGGGCTGAGGCCCAAGGTGCTGACCCTGGTGGAGCAGGAGTCCAACACCAACACGGCCCCGTTCCCGCAGAGGTTCGCCGAGACGCTGGACTACTACACGGCCATCTTCGAGTCCATCGACCTCACGCTGCCCAGGGACGACAGGGAGCGGGTCAACATGGAGCAGCACTGCCTGGCGAGGGAGGTGGTGAACCTGATCGCGTGCGAGGGCGCGGAGCGGGTGGAGCGACACGAGGTGTTCGGCAAGTGGAAGGCGCGCCTCACCATGGCCGGCTTCAGGCCCTCGCCGCTCAGCTCGCTGGTCAACGCCACCATCAGCAAGCTGCTGCAGAGCTACTCCGACAACTACAAGCTCGCCGAGAGGGACGGGGCGCTCTACCTCGGCTGGAAGAAGAGGCCCCTCGTGGTCTCGTCCGCCTGGCACTAG